A stretch of Limanda limanda chromosome 7, fLimLim1.1, whole genome shotgun sequence DNA encodes these proteins:
- the LOC133004662 gene encoding cytochrome P450 3A40-like, producing MGYFPDFSIETWTLIVFVITLIAVYGYAPYGVFKKLGIHGPKPLPFIGTFLECRKGIHNFDTDCFKKYGRIWGLYDGRQPILAIMDTAMIKTVLVKECYSVFTNRRDFGLNGPLSDAVSIVEDEQWKRIRSVLSPSFTSGRLKEMYTIMIKHSSNLIESLHKKVGADEVIEVKEVFGPYSMDVVTSTAFSVDIDSINNPSDPFVTNIKRMVKFNFLNPLLVLIVLFPFLGPVFDKMDLAFFPTEVTKFFYSFLQMIKLDRNKADHKNRVDFMQLMVDSQVSENNKNDTSLQKGLTDHEILSQAMIFIFAGYETTSSTLGFITYNLATNPHIQKTLQKEIDETFPEECEPTYEGLMQMEYLDMVVNESMRLYPIANRLERMTKVSVEVNGMTVPKGTVIMVPLYTLHRDPALWPEPEAFKPERFSKENKDNIDPYAFLPFGAGPRNCIGMRFALLSMKLALVMVLQNFSFVTCKETQIPMELGVEGFTTPAVPIKLKLKPRASDSSSI from the exons ATGGGCTACTTTCCGGACTTTTCCATCGAAACCTGGACGTTGATAGTGTTTGTCATCACTCTCATTGCAGT GTATGGATATGCTCCATATGGCGTTTTTAAGAAGTTAGGCATCCATGGACCCAAACCTTTGCCCTTTATTGGGACATTTTTGGAGTGCAGGAAG GGCATCCACAATTTTGACACGGACTGCTTTAAGAAATATGGCAGGATTTGGGG GCTCTACGATGGCAGACAGCCTATCTTGGCTATAATGGACACAGCCATGATCAAAACAGTCTTGGTTAAGGAGTGTTATTCTGTCTTCACCAACAGACGG GATTTTGGCTTGAATGGACCCTTAAGTGATGCTGTTTCAATAGTAGAAGATGAGCAATGGAAGAGGATCCGTAGTGTgctctctccgtccttcaccaGTGGCCGTCTGAAAGAG ATGTACACAATAATGATTAAACACTCAAGTAACCTGATTGAGAGTCTTCACAAGAAAGTCGGGGCGGATGAAGTCATTGAAGTTAAAGA AGTATTTGGACCGTACAGTATGGATGTTGTGACCAGCACTGCTTTCAGCGTGGACATTGATTCCATCAATAATCCCTCTGATCCGTTTGTAACAAACATCAAAAGAATGGTCAAGTTCAACTTCCTGAATCCATTACTTGTGCTTATCG TTCTGTTTCCATTCTTGGGACCAGTCTTTGATAAGATGGATTTGGCATTCTTCCCAACTGAAGTGACTAAGTTCTTCTACAGCTTCCTGCAGATGATAAAATTGGATCGGAATAAGGCTGACCACAAA AACCGAGTGGACTTCATGCAGCTGATGGTGGACTCTCAGGTTTCAGAGAACAATAAGAACGACACCAGTTTGCAAAAAG ggctGACCGATCATGAAATCCTGTCTCAGGCCATGATATTCATCTTTGCTGGCTATGAAACCACTAGCAGCACACTTGGCTTTATAACCTACAACCTGGCAACCAACCCTCACATCCAAAAGACCTTGCAAAAGGAAATTGATGAAACGTTCCCAGAAGAG TGTGAGCCCACCTATGAAGGCCTGATGCAGATGGAATACCTGGACATGGTGGTGAATGAGTCAATGAGGCTGTACCCTATTGCCAATCGATTGGAGAGAATGACGAAGGTCTCAGTTGAAGTGAACGGTATGACCGTTCCTAAGGGAACTGTCATCATGGTACCACTTTACACTCTGCACCGGGACCCTGCTTTGTGGCCTGAGCCTGAGGCCTTCAAACCTGAAAG gttcaGCAAAGAGAACAAAGACAACATCGACCCCTATGCCTTCCTGCCCTTTGGAGCAGGACCAAGGAACTGTATTGGAATGCGATTCGCTCTCTTGTCGATGAAGCTGGCCTTAGTCATGGTCCTCCAGAACTTTAGCTTTGTCACCTGCAAGGAGACACAG ATTCCGATGGAGCTGGGAGTGGAGGGTTTTACCACGCCTGCGGTGCCCATCAAACTGAAACTCAAGCCCAGAGCCAGTGATTCTTCTTCAATCTAA
- the LOC133004929 gene encoding cytochrome P450 3A40-like produces MGYFPDISIETWTLIVFVITLIAVYGYAPYGFFKKLGIQGPKPFPFIGTFLEYRKGVHNFDTDCFKKYGKIWGLYDGRQPLLAIMDTAMIKTVLVKECYSVFTNRRDIGLNGPLRDAVSVVEDEQWKRIRSVLSPSFTSGRLKEMYTIMFKHSSNLIESLHKKVGADEVIEVKEVFGPYSMDVVTSTAFSVDIDSINNPSDPFVTNIKRMIKFNFLNPLIVLIVLFPFLGPVFDKMDMSFLPSEVFKFFYSFLQMIKSDRKKADHKNRVDFMQLMVDSQVSENDKNDSSLQKGLTDHEILSQAMIFIFAGYETTSSTLGFISYLLATNPHIQKILQKEIDETFPEKCEPTYEAVMQMEYLDMVVNESMRLYPIANRLERMTKASVEVNGVTVPKGTVIMVPLYTLHRDPALWPEPEAFKPERFSKENKDNIDPYAFLPFGAGPRNCIGMRFALLAMKLALVMVLQNFSFVTCKETQIPMELGVDGFTTPAVPIKLKLEPRARDSSSF; encoded by the exons ATGGGCTACTTTCCGGACATTTCCATCGAAACCTGGACGTTGATAGTGTTTGTCATCACTCTCATCGCAGT GTATGGATATGCTCCATATGGTTTTTTTAAGAAGTTAGGCATCCAGGGACCCAAACCTTTTCCCTTTATTGGGACATTTTTGGAGTACAGAAAG GGTGTCCACAATTTTGACACGGACTGCTTTAAGAAATATGGCAAGATTTGGGG GCTTTACGATGGCAGACAGCCTCTCTTGGCTATAATGGACACAGCCATGATCAAAACAGTCTTGGTTAAGGAGTGTTATTCTGTCTTCACCAACAGACGG GATATTGGCTTGAACGGACCCTTACGTGATGCTGTATCAGTAGTAGAAGATGAGCAATGGAAGAGGATCCGCAGTGTGCTCTCTCCATCATTCACCAGTGGCCGCCTGAAAGAG ATGTACACAATAATGTTTAAACACTCGAGTAACCTGATCGAGAGTCTTCACAAGAAAGTCGGGGCGGATGAAGTCATTGAAGTTAAAGA AGTATTTGGACCGTACAGTATGGATGTTGTGACCAGCACTGCTTTCAGCGTGGACATTGATTCCATCAATAATCCCTCTGATCCGTTTGTAACAAACATCAAAAGAATGATCAAGTTCAACTTCCTGAATCCATTAATTGTGCTTATCG TTCTGTTTCCTTTCTTGGGACCAGTCTTTGATAAGATGGATATGTCATTCTTACCGAGTGAAGTTTTTAAGTTCTTCTACAGCTTCCTGCAGATGATAAAATCTGATCGAAAGAAGGCTGACCACAAA AACCGAGTGGACTTCATGCAGCTGATGGTGGACTCTCAGGTTTCAGAGAACGATAAAAACGACAGCAGTTTGCAAAAAG ggctGACTGATCATGAAATCCTGTCTCAGGCAATGATATTCATCTTTGCTGGCTATGAAACCACCAGCAGCACACTTGGCTTTATATCCTACCTACTGGCAACCAACCCTCACATCCAAAAGATCTTGCAAAAGGAGATTGATGAAACCTTCCCAGAAAAG TGTGAGCCCACCTATGAAGCCGTGATGCAGATGGAATACCTGGACATGGTAGTGAATGAGTCAATGAGGCTGTACCCTATTGCCAATCGATTGGAGAGAATGACGAAGGCCTCAGTTGAAGTGAACGGTGTGACCGTTCCTAAGGGAACTGTCATCATGGTACCACTTTACACTCTGCACCGGGACCCTGCTTTGTGGCCTGAGCCTGAGGCCTTCAAACCTGAAAG gttcaGCAAAGAGAACAAAGACAACATCGACCCCTATGCCTTCCTGCCCTTTGGAGCAGGACCAAGGAACTGTATTGGAATGCGATTTGCTCTCTTGGCGATGAAGCTGGCCTTAGTCATGGTCCTTCAGAACTTTAGCTTTGTCACCTGCAAGgagacacag aTTCCGATGGAGCTGGGAGTGGATGGTTTTACCACGCCTGCGGTGCCCATCAAACTGAAACTCGAGCCCAGAGCCAGGGATTCTTCTTCATTCTAA
- the LOC133004663 gene encoding cytochrome P450 3A27-like, with the protein MGYLTDFSIETWTLIVFVITLIAVYGYAPYGVFKKLGIPGPKPLPFIGTFLGYRKGLNFDTDCFKKYGRIWGFYDGRQPLLAIMDTAMIKTVLVKECYSVFTNRRDLGLNGPLRDAVSMVKDEKWKRIRNVLSPSFTSGRLKEMYTIMFKHSSNLIESLHKKVGADEVIDVKEIFGPYSMDVVTSTAFSVDIDSINNPSDPFVTNIKKMVKFNFVIPLVVLIILFPFLIPIFDKMDLAFFPSEVSKFFYSFLQMIKSDRKKADHKNRVDFMQLMVDSQVSENDKNDSSLPKGLTDNEILAQAMFFIFAGYETSTSTLGFISYNLATHLLIQKTLQKEIDETFPEKCEPTYEGLMQMEYLDMVVNESMRLYPIASRLERITKASIEVNGVTVPKGVVIVVPVHTLHRDPALWPEPEAFKPERFSKENKGNIDPYAFLPFGAGPRNCIGMRFALLSMKLALVRVLQNFSFVTCKETQIPMELGMAGLTIPAVPIKLKLEPRASDSSSI; encoded by the exons ATGGGCTACCTTACGGACTTTTCCATTGAAACCTGGACGTTGATAGTGTTTGTCATCACTCTCATCGCAGT GTATGGATATGCTCCATATGGTGTTTTTAAGAAGTTAGGCATCCCTGGACCCAAACCTTTGCCCTTTATTGGGACATTTTTAGGGTACAGGAAG GGCCTCAATTTTGACACGGACTGCTTTAAGAAATATGGCAGGATTTGGGG GTTTTACGATGGCAGACAGCCTCTCTTGGCTATAATGGACACAGCCATGATCAAAACAGTCTTGGTTAAGGAGTGTTATTCTGTCTTCACCAACAGACGG GATTTGGGCCTAAACGGACCCTTACGTGATGCTGTATCAATGGTAAAAGATGAGAAATGGAAGAGGATTCGCAATGTTCTCTCACCGTCATTCACAAGTGGCCGACTGAAAGAG ATGTACACAATAATGTTTAAACACTCGAGTAACCTGATCGAGAGTCTTCACAAGAAAGTCGGGGCCGACGAAGTCATTGACGTTAAAGA AATATTTGGACCGTACAGTATGGATGTTGTGACCAGCACAGCTTTCAGCGTGGACATTGATTCCATCAATAATCCCTCTGATCCGTTTGTAACAAACATCAAGAAAATGGTCAAGTTCAACTTTGTGATCCCTCTTGTTGTGCTTATCA TTCTGTTTCCATTCTTGATACCAATCTTTGATAAGATGGATTTGGCATTCTTCCCGAGTGAAGTTTCTAAGTTCTTCTACAGCTTCTTGCAGATGATAAAATCCGATCGGAAGAAGGCTGACCACAAA AACCGAGTGGACTTCATGCAGCTGATGGTGGACTCTCAGGTTTCAGAGAATGATAAAAACGACAGCAGTTTGCCAAAAG GGCTGACTGATAATGAAATCCTGGCTCAGGCCATGTTTTTCATCTTTGCTGGCTATGAAACCAGCACCAGCACACTTGGCTTTATATCCTACAACCTGGCAACTCACCTTCTCATCCAAAAGACCTTGCAAAAGGAAATTGATGAAACGTTCCCTGAAAAG TGTGAGCCCACCTATGAAGGCCTGATGCAGATGGAATACCTGGACATGGTGGTGAATGAGTCAATGAGGCTGTACCCTATTGCCAGTCGATTAGAGAGAATTACGAAGGCCTCAATTGAAGTGAACGGTGTAACCGTTCCTAAGGGAGTTGTCATCGTGGTACCAGTTCACACTTTGCACCGGGACCCTGCTTTGTGGCCTGAGCCTGAGGCCTTCAAACCTGAAAG gtTCAGCAAAGAGAACAAAGGCAACATCGACCCCTATGCCTTCCTGCCCTTTGGAGCAGGACCAAGGAACTGTATTGGAATGCGATTTGCTCTCTTGTCGATGAAGCTGGCCTTAGTCAGGGTCCTTCAGAACTTTAGCTTTGTCACCTGCAAGGAGACACAG